The Halarchaeum grantii genome has a window encoding:
- a CDS encoding type II toxin-antitoxin system VapC family toxin, with protein sequence MPRALIDTSVLFAAAYRRDSRHDAALPILQGVDTADLPEAVVLDYVLAETLNGLTTHAGHDAATDFLDRIEENARFHLESLSSDAFATAKALFRQYERFSFVDACIVAYMQTEGLGYLYAFDDDFDATDDVYRLETATNPYQPE encoded by the coding sequence ATGCCGCGCGCACTCATCGACACGAGCGTGCTTTTCGCCGCTGCGTATCGACGAGACAGTCGTCACGACGCCGCCCTCCCGATCCTCCAGGGCGTCGATACTGCGGACCTCCCGGAAGCGGTCGTTCTTGACTACGTACTCGCCGAAACGCTGAACGGACTAACGACGCACGCGGGCCACGACGCAGCGACGGATTTCCTCGACCGCATCGAGGAGAACGCCCGGTTCCACCTGGAGTCGCTGTCCAGTGATGCGTTTGCGACCGCGAAAGCGCTCTTTCGGCAGTACGAACGCTTCTCGTTCGTCGATGCGTGCATCGTCGCCTACATGCAGACTGAGGGGCTCGGCTACCTCTACGCGTTTGACGACGATTTCGACGCCACTGACGACGTCTACCGCCTCGAAACTGCAACCAACCCCTACCAGCCGGAGTGA
- a CDS encoding AbrB/MazE/SpoVT family DNA-binding domain-containing protein yields the protein MSESVDSESKVSGNQANIPARIRRELDIDDGDRLRWQIEDGGTLRVQVVQQRSGTFSDFEGYGGDKKTDVTSEHDAWGVDVE from the coding sequence ATGAGTGAGAGCGTTGATTCGGAAAGCAAGGTCTCGGGGAATCAAGCGAACATTCCCGCCCGTATCCGCCGCGAACTCGACATCGACGACGGCGACAGACTTCGCTGGCAGATCGAAGACGGCGGGACGCTACGGGTACAGGTCGTCCAACAGCGAAGCGGGACGTTCAGCGACTTTGAGGGCTACGGCGGCGACAAGAAAACCGACGTAACGTCAGAACACGACGCGTGGGGCGTCGACGTCGAGTAG
- a CDS encoding transposase, with the protein MSNPHSTHDTTVLTTFEQDAIDLIEDGATSFEVIRDLPLHSLDIYEDHAADWHYKYALEPLVRALFWRELMGWSMSRLHAELQEYAIDLGFDSEKFATDATAPSRTTLGRAWRDRFGDDLHEFITRRTEWILEHAHDRGNPLGLRALEPAENSDLSKATEERFIREKSREVTTEMRELVFPQLDLDRPDSGTRYEDAAFLTLQSLLSLNEVAAENGGDLLADRDGTENAPDADTHLHYIKQLSADQITAFVTDGVEAMLEQAKRHLEFKRPVELAIDATSIEIPGDHRELEMAMGTRDPEDDGSRYRFATASIVGENVKFTLAMRPIKKGETIGEVVRKLYWQAREHVSIKMVYADREFYSADVIRTLNETGSKYIIAVPQRKRLKREVQRMSNDVKVTDWALYGPVAGEPGDTRVETTMAFVPKRRDDEAKDETESDDEDEQGVATFATNLDIDDEIRLDREETKGWINRYSRRWGIESSYRSIKEFLAWTTSSNFRIRYFYFGFAVLLYDMWLLVEFVVEVSLDCLERQDGPRITAKRFLGFVEQPLLGGPPP; encoded by the coding sequence TTGTCAAACCCACATTCGACTCACGACACAACCGTACTGACCACGTTCGAACAAGACGCAATCGACCTCATCGAAGACGGAGCCACCTCGTTCGAGGTCATTCGAGACCTCCCGCTCCACTCTCTCGACATCTACGAGGACCACGCGGCAGACTGGCACTACAAGTACGCACTTGAGCCGCTTGTCCGTGCACTCTTCTGGAGAGAGCTGATGGGGTGGTCGATGAGCCGCCTCCACGCTGAACTTCAGGAGTACGCTATTGATCTCGGCTTCGACTCCGAGAAATTCGCGACCGACGCGACGGCTCCAAGCCGAACAACACTGGGCCGCGCGTGGCGTGACCGCTTCGGCGACGACCTCCACGAGTTCATCACGCGCCGAACGGAGTGGATACTTGAACACGCTCACGACCGAGGGAATCCACTCGGGCTGCGAGCACTCGAACCTGCGGAGAATAGCGACCTCTCGAAAGCGACCGAGGAGCGTTTTATCCGCGAGAAGTCCCGAGAGGTGACGACCGAAATGCGCGAACTCGTGTTCCCACAGCTAGACTTGGATCGTCCCGATTCGGGTACACGGTACGAGGACGCCGCATTCCTCACGCTTCAATCACTGCTCAGTCTCAACGAGGTCGCCGCAGAGAACGGCGGTGACCTTCTCGCGGATCGCGACGGCACGGAGAACGCGCCGGACGCCGACACGCATCTCCACTACATCAAGCAACTCTCGGCTGACCAGATTACGGCGTTCGTGACAGACGGGGTCGAGGCGATGCTTGAGCAAGCGAAGCGCCATCTCGAGTTCAAGCGGCCGGTCGAGCTTGCCATTGATGCAACGAGTATCGAGATTCCTGGCGACCACCGAGAGCTAGAGATGGCGATGGGGACGAGGGATCCAGAAGATGACGGGAGTCGCTATCGATTCGCGACGGCGAGCATCGTCGGCGAGAATGTGAAATTCACGCTGGCGATGCGGCCCATAAAGAAGGGTGAGACGATAGGAGAGGTAGTTCGCAAGCTCTACTGGCAGGCTCGCGAACACGTCTCGATTAAGATGGTGTACGCTGATCGTGAGTTCTACAGCGCGGACGTAATCCGGACGTTGAACGAAACTGGCTCAAAATACATCATCGCAGTGCCACAGCGGAAACGGTTGAAACGGGAGGTGCAGCGAATGTCGAACGACGTGAAAGTGACAGACTGGGCGCTGTACGGCCCAGTTGCAGGAGAGCCTGGAGACACACGTGTCGAAACGACGATGGCGTTCGTTCCGAAAAGACGCGATGACGAAGCGAAAGACGAGACTGAGAGCGATGATGAGGACGAGCAGGGAGTTGCGACGTTCGCGACGAACCTCGATATCGACGACGAGATTCGCCTCGATCGGGAGGAGACGAAAGGCTGGATTAATCGCTACAGCCGTCGCTGGGGTATCGAGAGCAGCTATCGGTCGATCAAGGAGTTTCTGGCGTGGACGACGAGTTCGAACTTCCGGATTCGGTATTTCTACTTCGGATTCGCCGTGTTGCTCTACGATATGTGGTTGCTCGTCGAGTTCGTCGTGGAAGTGAGTCTGGACTGTCTCGAACGGCAGGACGGGCCACGGATTACGGCGAAGCGGTTCCTCGGATTCGTTGAGCAACCGTTGCTTGGGGGTCCACCGCCGTAA
- the csg gene encoding HVO_2072 family ArtA-dependent S-layer glycoprotein, with protein MSDTRLKVRSLFLVVLMVGSVFGATVAFTGGAAAATSNGSSISPTTVDSGTTETHNVSINATMTPDGSSDSVTINLPSQASITGNSLSLDTNSSQFSSAGTSTSNDQSDLVYTISDSSNGNVSYINVSGTVTVDWDSVSSQQTETGYLNVTDSNGNAVSKSVSFTLNANTSSSTDSARTETQDWTYVHDDEAVFQGEEDVRFGTPSDYESSLIGVSGNGEGDTLESPIPQDQATGLYDANGPDSYRDGVIGVNVRQPRVSTFEVRLDQDSDDINGGSVTSDNANLSVYVQYNYGDAEDAEVSVMDSSGTEISNEVINGDATVENGSGYVNVDISDEDAGEYTFTVEGSDDLDFGSATQSTTVELTGEKELGLSLDQTSVTRGTNVQYEVTGGTDGSYHVVTIGQSDFQDDLSEANAEKIFRNIGDTDTTGIVTSDGDIQYAYAVVEIDGTTGVGSIETQYLDESDIDVNVFDTDVPEDASASGGADDVTLEVTEGDVTLNSPEDSYVVGSEVDVNGTATSSENIALYVRDGGDWQLLTLDGDRQLNVESDDTFEKEDVVLSNGDGQGNNILSLPGTYRVGVIDAADADIDGDDTVDDSITTSEFNSGSSTSSSLRVVDGNLTASITTINGQIAESDGSLEITGTASGQDEVAVVMVDQRGNTQYQSISVEDDQTFSEEDVTIPEEFSQGKVSVHVFSMGRDNTFGDGDIANFDELSDFVTQLEEDSLTGEQVRERLTDKTTEAVASDDLMVTKTFRLADGSTTVDSVYPEGSEASGINPVATGDTMVVSGQTNLQPDDNTITVELLDEDGNSQNLVSTDEWGTNGTWSVTLSTDDLESGTYTIEADDGDNSDQAEVEIVSEYAGTTTTSTDDETSTTSTTSTTSTTTSTTSTTSTTTGTTSGGTPGFGAGVALVALAGAALLALRRDN; from the coding sequence ATGTCAGACACACGTCTTAAGGTTCGCAGCCTGTTCCTGGTTGTGCTGATGGTCGGCTCCGTCTTCGGTGCCACCGTCGCATTCACCGGGGGTGCCGCTGCAGCCACTTCGAACGGTTCCTCTATTTCACCGACTACGGTGGACTCGGGGACCACGGAAACGCATAACGTTTCAATTAACGCAACCATGACGCCTGACGGTAGCTCGGACTCGGTTACGATCAACCTGCCGAGCCAGGCGTCTATTACTGGGAATTCGCTTTCGCTTGACACGAACAGCTCCCAGTTCAGTAGTGCCGGTACCAGTACCTCGAACGACCAGTCCGATCTGGTCTACACGATCTCTGACTCCAGTAACGGGAACGTCAGCTACATCAACGTCTCTGGTACTGTCACTGTCGACTGGGACTCCGTCAGCTCCCAGCAGACTGAGACGGGTTACCTCAACGTCACTGACTCGAACGGTAATGCCGTGAGCAAGTCGGTCTCGTTCACGCTCAACGCGAACACGAGCTCGAGTACCGACTCTGCACGTACCGAAACGCAGGACTGGACGTATGTCCACGACGACGAGGCCGTCTTCCAGGGTGAGGAGGATGTTCGCTTCGGTACGCCGAGCGACTATGAGAGCTCCCTGATCGGTGTGTCCGGCAACGGTGAAGGTGACACACTCGAGTCCCCGATCCCGCAGGACCAGGCAACCGGCCTGTATGACGCCAACGGTCCTGACAGCTACCGTGACGGCGTCATCGGTGTGAACGTGCGCCAGCCGCGCGTCAGCACCTTCGAGGTCCGCCTGGACCAGGACTCCGATGACATTAACGGTGGCAGCGTCACGAGCGACAACGCCAATCTCTCCGTCTACGTCCAGTACAACTACGGCGATGCGGAAGATGCTGAAGTCTCCGTAATGGACTCGTCCGGCACGGAGATTTCCAACGAAGTTATCAACGGTGACGCCACCGTTGAGAACGGTAGCGGCTACGTGAACGTTGACATCAGCGACGAGGACGCCGGTGAATACACCTTCACGGTTGAAGGTTCCGACGACCTCGACTTCGGTAGCGCTACGCAGTCCACCACGGTCGAGCTCACCGGCGAGAAGGAACTCGGTCTGAGCCTTGACCAGACATCCGTCACCCGCGGTACCAACGTCCAGTATGAGGTTACTGGCGGTACTGACGGTAGCTACCACGTCGTGACGATCGGCCAGAGCGACTTCCAGGATGACCTCTCCGAGGCGAACGCGGAGAAGATCTTCCGTAACATCGGCGACACGGACACGACTGGCATCGTCACCTCCGATGGTGACATCCAGTACGCGTACGCTGTCGTCGAGATTGATGGGACGACCGGTGTTGGCTCCATCGAGACGCAGTACCTCGACGAGTCCGACATTGACGTGAACGTCTTCGATACGGACGTTCCGGAAGATGCGAGTGCCTCTGGCGGCGCGGACGACGTGACGCTCGAGGTTACTGAGGGTGACGTCACGCTCAACTCGCCTGAAGACTCCTACGTCGTCGGCTCTGAAGTCGACGTGAATGGTACGGCAACGAGCTCCGAGAACATCGCACTCTACGTCCGCGACGGCGGTGACTGGCAGCTCCTTACGCTCGACGGTGACCGTCAGCTTAACGTTGAGTCTGACGACACCTTCGAGAAGGAAGATGTTGTGCTCTCCAACGGTGACGGTCAGGGGAACAACATCCTATCGCTGCCCGGCACCTACCGTGTCGGCGTGATTGATGCTGCTGATGCAGACATCGATGGCGACGACACCGTGGATGACTCGATTACCACGTCTGAATTCAACAGCGGTAGCAGCACCAGTAGTTCCCTCCGCGTTGTTGACGGGAACCTGACTGCGTCTATCACCACGATTAACGGTCAGATTGCGGAATCCGATGGCTCCCTTGAGATTACCGGTACTGCTTCCGGTCAGGACGAGGTTGCCGTCGTGATGGTGGACCAGCGTGGCAACACGCAGTATCAGTCGATTTCCGTTGAGGACGATCAGACGTTCAGTGAGGAAGACGTGACCATTCCTGAGGAGTTCTCCCAGGGCAAGGTCTCCGTTCACGTCTTCTCGATGGGTCGCGACAACACCTTCGGCGACGGTGACATCGCGAACTTCGACGAACTCAGTGACTTCGTCACGCAGCTTGAGGAAGATTCGCTGACCGGCGAGCAGGTTCGTGAGCGGCTGACCGATAAGACGACTGAAGCGGTCGCCAGCGACGACCTGATGGTCACGAAGACCTTCCGTCTGGCGGACGGCTCCACGACCGTCGACTCGGTCTACCCCGAAGGCTCTGAAGCCTCCGGTATCAACCCTGTCGCCACGGGTGACACGATGGTCGTCAGCGGCCAGACGAACCTCCAGCCCGATGACAACACGATTACCGTCGAACTCCTCGATGAGGACGGGAACTCTCAGAACCTCGTCAGCACTGACGAGTGGGGTACGAACGGTACGTGGTCTGTCACGCTGAGCACGGACGATCTCGAATCTGGTACCTACACCATCGAAGCGGACGATGGTGACAACTCGGACCAGGCTGAAGTCGAGATCGTGAGCGAGTACGCCGGTACGACTACGACGTCCACGGACGACGAAACGTCCACGACGTCCACGACGTCCACGACGTCCACCACGACGTCCACGACGTCCACGACGTCCACCACGACTGGGACGACGAGCGGTGGCACGCCCGGCTTCGGTGCCGGCGTCGCCCTCGTCGCTCTCGCCGGCGCTGCGCTCCTCGCACTCCGCCGCGACAACTAA
- a CDS encoding DUF7342 family protein — protein MSDYTPDEFVNVDETAGNGWKAETTPYERVRHVIAQTYTSIPAADIAEDALTSPKTARKHLKALADEGFAVTSAGEHGRMTYRRSPESLVVEQAVDILEHASTDELVTRIGEMRDQLNNYRAKYGVNSPEELAVERTNQMFAESESDHQNIDSETVQEWQMLRRNLAFTNAALSIANAERFVDDDLHSMETFSPNLSLFE, from the coding sequence ATGAGCGATTACACACCCGACGAATTCGTGAACGTCGATGAGACAGCCGGTAACGGCTGGAAAGCTGAGACGACTCCCTACGAACGTGTTCGCCACGTCATTGCACAGACATACACGTCTATACCGGCTGCTGACATCGCCGAGGACGCACTCACTTCACCGAAAACGGCGCGCAAGCACCTAAAAGCGCTTGCAGACGAGGGGTTCGCCGTCACAAGTGCTGGTGAACACGGCAGAATGACCTATCGTCGATCTCCTGAATCACTTGTTGTTGAGCAGGCAGTGGATATCCTTGAACACGCTTCGACGGACGAACTCGTTACGCGTATCGGTGAGATGCGTGACCAGCTCAACAACTATCGCGCCAAGTATGGAGTTAATTCTCCCGAAGAGCTGGCCGTTGAGCGGACAAACCAGATGTTCGCGGAATCCGAATCTGATCATCAAAATATTGATTCAGAGACTGTTCAGGAGTGGCAGATGCTACGCCGCAACCTCGCATTCACAAACGCCGCCCTCTCAATTGCGAACGCCGAACGCTTCGTCGATGACGATCTACACTCGATGGAGACGTTCTCGCCTAACCTATCTCTTTTCGAGTGA
- a CDS encoding homing endonuclease associated repeat-containing protein — MKISEEELINELKRLARNHSCPPTLQELREHGKYSATTYYNRFGSWKEALAEAGFSPRDPQTEASEEELIQSLVDLADRLEETPTVDQMDEEGDYWTSTYRNHFGSWDVALEKAGLERTEDKISKEELISELKRLGEELSSQPSREQMSNLGKYSESTYRRQFGSWTAALQAAGFDERPSVGGSRIPDDKLLSDLQDLAEKLDKKPTMDDMNEHGPHSPNTYVQRFGSWSAAIEIALNQEDYE; from the coding sequence ATGAAAATCAGCGAAGAGGAGTTAATTAACGAACTCAAGAGGTTGGCACGTAATCATTCATGTCCTCCAACTCTACAGGAGTTACGTGAACACGGAAAGTACTCTGCAACGACATATTATAATCGGTTTGGATCTTGGAAAGAAGCATTGGCTGAGGCAGGTTTTAGCCCACGAGATCCGCAAACAGAAGCTAGTGAAGAAGAATTAATTCAGTCACTAGTTGATCTTGCTGATAGACTTGAAGAAACACCTACTGTTGATCAGATGGACGAAGAAGGGGATTATTGGACTTCAACCTACCGTAACCATTTCGGTTCGTGGGATGTAGCGCTTGAAAAGGCAGGATTAGAAAGGACAGAAGACAAGATATCAAAAGAAGAACTAATATCAGAGCTGAAGCGTCTGGGTGAGGAACTAAGTAGCCAACCAAGTCGGGAACAAATGTCTAATCTTGGAAAATATAGCGAGTCAACGTATCGTCGTCAGTTTGGTTCATGGACTGCTGCCTTACAAGCGGCAGGATTTGATGAGCGGCCATCGGTAGGTGGTTCCAGAATCCCTGATGACAAACTACTATCTGACTTACAAGACCTAGCTGAAAAACTAGATAAGAAGCCAACAATGGACGATATGAATGAGCACGGACCACATTCACCAAATACATATGTTCAGAGATTTGGATCTTGGTCAGCTGCTATAGAGATTGCGCTGAATCAAGAAGATTATGAATAG
- a CDS encoding winged helix-turn-helix domain-containing protein codes for MVSSFVTLYKMSYDTEHVRNAGDTPGTITGIPTFAELLENPSLADLYTSIKRVETATAPELVETTTVSKKTVYDYLHKLEQAGLISKVGNEAGTAVYTAEEFELTLTVRETEVSITPKIIEVIAQKNEYPAIERVLEDHGIVTFALAYDLVKAHSEGDVTIRQIASLTDLSPGTTYDLVEALYSILDLGDDESTPTTYTPDDFDEDEDGLLEEYADK; via the coding sequence ATGGTTTCTAGTTTCGTAACTCTATACAAGATGAGCTACGATACAGAACACGTGCGAAACGCGGGGGACACTCCGGGAACGATCACTGGAATTCCGACGTTCGCAGAATTACTTGAGAACCCGTCCCTCGCTGACCTCTACACGTCGATTAAACGGGTAGAGACTGCAACAGCCCCCGAACTCGTCGAAACAACGACTGTCTCCAAAAAGACGGTGTACGACTACCTGCATAAACTGGAGCAAGCGGGCCTGATCAGCAAGGTTGGTAACGAGGCCGGGACTGCCGTATACACCGCTGAGGAATTCGAGCTAACGTTGACAGTCCGCGAGACGGAAGTCTCGATCACCCCCAAGATTATCGAGGTGATCGCCCAGAAGAACGAGTACCCAGCGATCGAACGGGTCCTCGAAGACCACGGAATCGTCACATTCGCACTCGCATACGACCTCGTGAAGGCACACAGTGAGGGCGATGTTACAATCCGGCAAATCGCGAGCCTCACAGATCTATCTCCTGGAACGACGTATGACCTCGTCGAAGCGCTCTATTCGATCCTCGATCTTGGAGACGACGAGTCGACCCCGACGACGTACACACCGGATGATTTCGATGAGGATGAAGACGGGCTTCTCGAGGAATACGCTGACAAGTAG
- a CDS encoding ParA family protein: protein MPITYTIYSESGGIHKTTWTANLAEAHARQGFDVLVIDLDHQAANLTYLFDVEKERDNPEADNLVRHVLGRPNGNFDDLIRSTKEGVDVLPAHDMLEEFTELLLQREQFEENMGDEFNRYEQLYKVLWEKNNVQKDYDVVIVDPNARAEIMLYNAIYATRTLVAPTKPAGKGNKSLEGLAGLLESMSENLGIDVGVAAVILSGASSTSTHKRYIDEMEEEYGVAATVGSRESMMDEMWDAQGTAFKVVEEGWHNGEPGARRLRDREVETLETILEIADYIVDEFDVEPPKEPSLNIEETEVTS, encoded by the coding sequence ATGCCCATCACCTATACCATCTACTCAGAGTCTGGAGGTATCCACAAGACCACGTGGACAGCCAATCTCGCTGAAGCCCATGCTCGTCAGGGCTTCGACGTCCTCGTAATCGACCTTGATCACCAAGCCGCAAACCTCACCTACCTCTTCGACGTCGAGAAAGAACGCGACAACCCTGAAGCTGATAATCTCGTTCGACACGTCCTCGGACGGCCAAACGGTAACTTCGACGATCTCATTCGCAGCACCAAGGAAGGAGTTGACGTACTCCCCGCTCACGATATGCTCGAAGAATTCACCGAGCTTCTCCTCCAGCGTGAGCAGTTTGAAGAGAATATGGGTGATGAGTTCAATCGCTACGAGCAACTCTACAAGGTCCTCTGGGAGAAGAACAACGTTCAGAAGGACTACGATGTTGTCATTGTTGACCCAAACGCACGTGCCGAGATTATGCTCTATAACGCGATTTATGCTACTCGGACGCTTGTCGCGCCAACCAAGCCCGCAGGAAAGGGCAATAAGAGTCTCGAAGGGCTCGCTGGGCTCCTAGAAAGCATGAGTGAGAATCTCGGCATTGACGTTGGCGTTGCCGCCGTCATTCTTTCTGGGGCCAGTTCGACGAGCACCCACAAACGGTATATCGACGAAATGGAAGAAGAGTACGGCGTCGCGGCAACCGTGGGAAGCCGTGAGAGTATGATGGACGAGATGTGGGATGCCCAAGGAACAGCCTTCAAAGTCGTCGAGGAAGGCTGGCACAACGGCGAACCCGGTGCACGGCGGCTCCGTGACCGCGAAGTCGAGACACTCGAAACCATCCTAGAAATCGCGGACTACATCGTTGACGAATTCGACGTCGAACCGCCCAAAGAACCGTCGCTCAATATCGAGGAGACGGAGGTGACGTCCTAA
- a CDS encoding tyrosine-type recombinase/integrase: MEATYARFDGLEEFAQFYREEIVPAIRADPDIDVDPDSETPTYAWLKSNYSGFVERLRRDYDCSPSEFYDEVGLPPNPDETDGKWGIDHEPTIRGLEDYLEELERDRGRAATTIKPRRSRLKTYVTTYREVNETSNLLSPLLDETAKPDEIARVRDTFRVLDDELGTLASKKKYVSAVKNWYTFLEEMGRGLYNPAENLLNRFGWDEDPRYDHPALSRDDVAALLDVANADERFLLLALAGWGLRPVEACELHVDQLELDPEEGDVPYIEFEAGQRKNARRTRNTVELLVGVDAVRERIDILAEDEEWTGYLLPGQSISRPMSTQTARRWFRDLGERADVEVDRSHPLPKMGRRTWYRLYRQQRPNIEAGTAAVAASQGSRDASVSERNYLDERTRRQARADAMRELIQQEFADLFDEYL; encoded by the coding sequence ATGGAGGCAACCTACGCTCGCTTCGACGGCCTCGAGGAGTTCGCCCAGTTCTATCGCGAGGAAATCGTACCCGCGATCCGGGCTGACCCGGACATCGACGTCGACCCGGATAGTGAGACGCCGACGTACGCGTGGCTAAAGAGCAACTATTCGGGGTTCGTCGAGCGCCTCCGCCGGGACTACGACTGCTCACCGAGCGAGTTCTACGACGAAGTCGGCCTCCCTCCAAACCCTGACGAGACGGACGGCAAGTGGGGTATCGACCACGAGCCGACAATTCGTGGACTCGAGGACTACCTTGAGGAGTTGGAGCGCGACCGTGGCCGTGCCGCGACGACCATCAAGCCGCGGCGCTCGCGACTAAAGACGTATGTCACGACCTATCGCGAGGTGAACGAGACGAGCAATCTGCTCTCGCCGCTGTTGGACGAGACGGCGAAACCCGACGAGATCGCGCGTGTCCGAGACACCTTCCGTGTGCTCGACGACGAGCTGGGAACGCTTGCCTCGAAGAAGAAGTACGTCTCGGCAGTCAAAAACTGGTACACGTTCCTCGAGGAGATGGGGCGCGGTCTCTACAACCCGGCCGAGAATCTGCTGAATCGCTTCGGCTGGGACGAAGACCCACGCTACGACCACCCGGCGCTCTCACGCGACGACGTCGCGGCACTCCTTGACGTCGCGAATGCTGACGAACGTTTCCTGCTGCTCGCGCTCGCCGGCTGGGGACTCCGACCCGTCGAGGCCTGTGAGTTGCACGTCGACCAACTCGAACTCGATCCAGAGGAGGGCGATGTGCCCTATATCGAGTTCGAGGCCGGCCAACGCAAGAACGCCCGCCGCACCCGCAATACGGTCGAGCTCCTCGTCGGCGTCGACGCCGTCCGCGAGCGTATCGACATTCTCGCCGAAGACGAGGAATGGACCGGCTACCTCCTCCCCGGTCAGTCAATCAGTCGGCCGATGTCCACACAGACGGCGCGCCGTTGGTTCCGCGACCTCGGCGAGCGAGCGGACGTTGAGGTTGATAGGAGCCATCCGCTCCCGAAAATGGGGCGTCGGACGTGGTACCGGCTCTACCGCCAGCAACGCCCGAACATCGAGGCTGGAACGGCCGCCGTCGCGGCCTCACAGGGGAGTCGTGACGCCTCCGTCTCCGAGCGCAACTACCTCGACGAACGAACTCGGCGGCAGGCTCGTGCTGACGCCATGCGGGAGCTTATTCAACAGGAGTTTGCAGACCTCTTCGATGAGTACCTCTAA
- a CDS encoding DUF7342 family protein, producing the protein MADDTERDDERASMTRGERVRAAARTLRTPRTASWIADETDVSVKTAQKYLDQLVADNVLRKIEQGDQTLYCVDQLMATYREVASLQREHSREELTSALESMRTTITDWQTTYGVETPGELRASIADLDDADEIEERREVASEWEHLDDRIPVVQAALTEYDWATERDTISV; encoded by the coding sequence ATGGCCGACGACACAGAACGCGACGACGAGCGTGCGTCGATGACGCGCGGCGAGCGGGTTCGCGCCGCCGCGCGCACGCTCCGGACGCCGCGCACCGCCTCCTGGATCGCCGACGAGACCGACGTCTCGGTGAAGACCGCACAGAAGTACCTCGACCAGCTCGTCGCGGACAACGTCCTCCGGAAGATCGAGCAGGGCGACCAGACTCTCTACTGCGTCGACCAACTCATGGCGACCTACCGTGAAGTCGCCTCCCTCCAACGCGAACATAGTCGCGAGGAGCTCACGTCTGCCCTCGAATCGATGCGGACCACAATCACCGACTGGCAGACAACCTACGGCGTCGAAACTCCCGGCGAGCTTCGCGCGAGCATCGCCGACCTCGACGACGCCGACGAGATCGAGGAGCGCCGCGAGGTCGCGAGCGAGTGGGAGCATCTCGACGACCGCATCCCCGTCGTTCAGGCAGCCCTTACCGAGTACGACTGGGCGACCGAACGCGACACGATCTCCGTCTGA